The Rubrobacter tropicus nucleotide sequence AAGGCCCGACCTCGGGCAGCTCGTCGAGCTCCTCCACGTCCGCCCCGTTGATGTCGACTTTCAACGAGCTCTCCGACTCCGCCGCGACCTCCTCCAGCGACGCCGTGTAGACGACCTTCGGGGCGCCCTCCGAGACCCGCGACGCGTAGACCGCGCCCCCCGCGAGCACGACTACCACCACGAGCGAGACCAGCAGCCGCGCCCCGTTACGCCCGGTTAAAACGGCGACAGGACCGCCCGCGGAGTCCCCGCGTCGCGTGGCGGTCTCGAAGTTCGCGCCGTTCATACGTGGGTGT carries:
- a CDS encoding ComEA family DNA-binding protein: MNGANFETATRRGDSAGGPVAVLTGRNGARLLVSLVVVVVLAGGAVYASRVSEGAPKVVYTASLEEVAAESESSLKVDINGADVEELDELPEVGPSTAEAIIEYRRANGAFTAVEELEEVPGIGPKTIEKIEPFATV